A window of the Lactuca sativa cultivar Salinas chromosome 5, Lsat_Salinas_v11, whole genome shotgun sequence genome harbors these coding sequences:
- the LOC111921012 gene encoding uncharacterized protein LOC111921012 — protein sequence MEPNGVASYRHRRSPSSDRFLGVFSPPSSSGVISGGSSAAGDDFSEDDVFWTGDFAEQKRQPGDPVKGNNWNPTGNHQPFRHQDKFGILAALPEDNGRKPNNRPVLNRRNPTISSPTTPAPSSSRLIPSIPRPNKLDRDLSQSMPLKFQQSAPVNVPMFARKPRTGGELADVDIGEDDEEEMLPPHEIVARGSSKSPHTTFSVLEGAGRTLKGRDLRLVRNAVWRKTGFLD from the coding sequence ATGGAACCGAATGGTGTTGCTAGCTACCGTCATCGGCGGTCACCTTCTTCCGACAGGTTCCTCGGTGTGTTCTCGCCGCCTTCATCTTCCGGTGTCATTTCTGGTGGATCGTCTGCTGCAGGAGACGATTTCAGTGAAGATGACGTGTTCTGGACAGGGGATTTCGCCGAACAGAAGCGCCAACCGGGAGATCCGGTCAAAGGAAACAACTGGAACCCTACCGGTAACCATCAGCCGTTCCGGCACCAGGATAAGTTCGGCATTCTGGCTGCATTGCCGGAGGATAACGGCCGTAAACCTAACAATCGCCCTGTTCTGAACCGAAGAAACCCTACTATCTCTTCTCCAACGACCCCTGCTCCATCATCCTCGCGGTTAATTCCCTCGATTCCCAGGCCTAATAAGCTAGATAGAGATTTGTCTCAGTCTATGCCGCTGAAGTTTCAGCAATCGGCTCCGGTGAATGTTCCGATGTTTGCGAGGAAGCCAAGGACCGGCGGCGAACTTGCTGACGTTGACATCGGAGAGGATGACGAAGAAGAAATGCTTCCGCCGCACGAGATCGTAGCGAGAGGTTCATCCAAGTCGCCGCATACGACTTTTTCAGTTCTGGAAGGCGCTGGAAGAACGCTGAAAGGGAGGGATCTGCGATTAGTTCGTAATGCCGTGTGGCGAAAAACAGGTTTCCTTGACTGA